The following are from one region of the Natronosporangium hydrolyticum genome:
- a CDS encoding acetoacetate--CoA ligase has protein sequence MTPPVLWAPPDEIRQTTRIGDYLSWLAGRRGLEFADYQALWRWSVTDLVGFWGSIWEYFAIGDDPGPVITGADAPAARWFPEASVNYAEQVLRMPGVADQDPIVHSWSQTRDPAVEPVTLTAAELRDQVRRVAAGLRRLGVGSGDRVVAYAPNLPETFVLLLATASLGAIFSSCAPEFGTRSVIDRWRQIEPSVLVAVDGYRYGEKPVDRRGEVAEIRAALPTLRHTVLLPYLDPAAGGADLSWSELAAATDEPLRFAPLPFDHPLYVLYSSGTTGLPKPIVHGHGGILLEHLKMLALHQDLGPTDRFCWFTTTGWMMWNYLVSAPAVGAGIVLFDGHPGHPDLGAMWQLVERAGVTYFGTSAPYLMACRKAGVVPREAADLSRLRGLGSTGAPLPEEGFSWVYEAVSPTVQLQSLSGGTDLCTGFVGGSPLVPVWRGEISCRCLGAKVEAYDPTGTPVVGEQGELVITAPMPSMPVGFWGDADGSRYREAYFDAYPGVWRHGDWITITDRGSCVISGRSDATLNRGGVRLGTAEFYAVVEDLPEVADSLVVHLTEADADELLLFVVLAPGCELDDPLRGRIARALRTALSPRHVPDRIAAVAAVPRTLSGKKLEVPVKKILTGTPVAQAAAEGALANPESLASFQQAP, from the coding sequence ATGACACCCCCAGTGCTGTGGGCGCCGCCCGACGAGATTCGGCAGACCACCCGGATCGGCGACTATCTGAGCTGGCTGGCCGGCCGGCGAGGGCTGGAGTTCGCCGATTATCAGGCGTTGTGGCGATGGTCGGTGACCGATTTGGTCGGTTTTTGGGGGTCGATCTGGGAGTATTTCGCGATCGGTGACGACCCTGGTCCGGTCATCACCGGCGCCGACGCGCCAGCGGCGCGATGGTTCCCGGAGGCGTCGGTCAACTACGCCGAGCAGGTACTACGAATGCCCGGGGTGGCCGACCAGGACCCGATTGTGCACAGCTGGTCCCAGACCCGTGACCCGGCCGTCGAGCCGGTGACCCTGACCGCCGCCGAGCTGCGCGACCAGGTGCGACGGGTGGCGGCCGGGCTGCGTCGGCTCGGGGTGGGCAGCGGAGACCGGGTGGTGGCGTACGCCCCCAACCTGCCCGAGACCTTCGTGCTACTGCTCGCCACCGCCAGCCTCGGCGCGATCTTCTCGTCCTGCGCACCTGAGTTCGGCACCCGCAGCGTGATCGACCGGTGGCGGCAGATCGAACCGTCGGTACTGGTGGCGGTCGACGGCTACCGGTACGGGGAGAAACCGGTGGACCGGCGCGGCGAGGTGGCCGAGATCCGGGCGGCGCTGCCCACGCTGCGCCACACCGTGCTGCTGCCCTACCTCGACCCGGCCGCCGGCGGCGCCGACCTGAGCTGGTCGGAGCTGGCCGCGGCGACCGACGAGCCGTTGCGCTTCGCCCCGCTGCCGTTCGATCATCCGCTCTACGTGCTCTACTCTTCCGGCACCACTGGGCTGCCTAAGCCGATCGTGCACGGGCACGGCGGCATCCTGCTGGAGCACCTGAAGATGCTCGCGCTGCACCAGGATCTGGGGCCGACCGACCGGTTCTGCTGGTTCACCACAACCGGCTGGATGATGTGGAACTACCTGGTCTCGGCGCCCGCCGTGGGCGCCGGCATCGTGCTCTTCGACGGCCATCCCGGCCACCCCGATCTGGGCGCCATGTGGCAGTTGGTGGAGCGCGCCGGGGTGACCTACTTCGGCACCTCGGCGCCGTACCTGATGGCCTGCCGCAAGGCCGGCGTGGTGCCGCGGGAGGCGGCGGACCTCTCCCGGCTCCGTGGTCTCGGCTCTACCGGGGCGCCGCTGCCCGAGGAGGGGTTCAGCTGGGTCTACGAGGCGGTGTCGCCAACCGTGCAGCTGCAGTCGCTCTCCGGCGGGACCGACCTGTGCACGGGCTTCGTCGGCGGCAGCCCGCTGGTGCCGGTGTGGCGCGGCGAGATCAGCTGCCGGTGCCTGGGCGCCAAGGTCGAGGCGTACGACCCGACCGGTACGCCGGTGGTCGGGGAACAGGGGGAGCTGGTGATCACCGCACCGATGCCCTCGATGCCGGTGGGGTTCTGGGGCGACGCCGACGGCAGCCGATACCGGGAGGCGTACTTCGACGCGTACCCGGGGGTGTGGCGGCACGGTGACTGGATCACCATCACCGACCGCGGCTCCTGTGTGATCTCCGGTCGCTCCGACGCCACCCTCAACCGGGGCGGGGTCCGGCTGGGCACCGCCGAGTTCTATGCGGTGGTGGAGGACCTGCCGGAGGTGGCCGATTCGCTGGTGGTCCACCTGACCGAGGCGGACGCCGACGAGCTGCTGCTCTTCGTGGTGTTGGCGCCCGGCTGCGAACTGGACGATCCGCTGCGTGGTCGGATCGCCCGGGCGCTGCGCACCGCGCTCTCGCCGCGGCACGTGCCAGACCGGATCGCCGCAGTCGCAGCGGTGCCCCGCACGCTGTCAGGCAAGAAGCTGGAAGTGCCGGTGAAGAAGATCCTTACCGGTACGCCGGTGGCCCAGGCCGCCGCCGAGGGGGCGCTGGCCAACCCGGAGTCGCTCGCGAGCTTCCAGCAGGCGCCCTGA
- a CDS encoding sulfatase-like hydrolase/transferase, translating to MTDGSGTGVRPPVPSPEEQAPALSDSASSGGKPPGRAGRPLGPPAKPWWRSEPMLYLEIFALCGFVVVQPLLEIIGSSPDFFIFHGVGPLEIVALVAIMVMVPPTVLWGVGALTGLISPAVRWSVHVATLAVLFIFFMIQIGKHLTEIRGIWLLLPAAALTGLIVAGYLLLNATRQLLRFAAVGPLVFVLLFTFASPASAVVFADNRPSEGGEAEVIGPNPPITMIVLDELALVSLFDEAGAIDRESFPNFARLADDSTWYRNATTTAGWTPYALPSMLSGTWPADHAAPHYAVYPDNMFTLLGDVYQISASESISELCPPWHCGDRVDSSRGGLPVALAESSSLLRELVMPVDPPRELHADFAEPTVADRLGAAAAAREDRPEFMFQQALAASQPVRFHDFMTGLHEAAEAESEQNGAPALDGEELAEAQQPRLNFLHLLLPHTPWTYLPDGMQYESVAGLPVDGEWWGRLAHQRYIAQLQYTDLLLGEVLDQLQDSGRYDESLFVLTADHGVSLTPNGAGSRQLGPDAAGIGELAWVPMFIKEPGQTEGVVDDRNWKHVDLLPTLADLAGVAVPWEVDGISWQREQRTTPGKTFYPDLESPGEIDGPARFNELLADPHNFPPVPPPPLPELLGTTVSEHPVVDSDVVITAENQDAFSDVAPADGLVPALVHGGVPDSVAAGTPLAIAVNGEIAAVVPVVAGTEGHRFAGLIENHGLFVSGGNQLELFLVPDGETLHRA from the coding sequence GTGACTGACGGGTCGGGCACCGGGGTTCGTCCGCCGGTGCCCTCGCCCGAAGAGCAGGCACCGGCGCTCTCCGACTCAGCTAGCTCCGGCGGGAAGCCGCCAGGCCGGGCGGGTCGACCGCTGGGGCCGCCGGCGAAGCCGTGGTGGCGGTCGGAGCCGATGCTCTACCTGGAGATCTTTGCGCTGTGCGGGTTCGTGGTGGTGCAGCCGCTGCTGGAGATTATCGGCAGTAGCCCGGATTTCTTCATTTTCCACGGTGTCGGCCCGCTAGAGATCGTCGCGCTGGTGGCGATCATGGTGATGGTGCCGCCGACGGTGCTGTGGGGGGTCGGCGCCCTGACCGGCCTGATCAGCCCGGCGGTCCGCTGGTCGGTGCACGTGGCCACGCTGGCGGTCCTGTTCATTTTCTTCATGATCCAGATCGGGAAGCACCTGACCGAGATCCGTGGGATCTGGCTGCTCCTGCCGGCGGCGGCGCTCACCGGCCTGATCGTCGCCGGATATCTGCTGCTGAACGCGACCCGGCAACTGCTCCGGTTCGCGGCGGTCGGGCCGCTGGTCTTCGTGCTGCTGTTCACCTTCGCCTCGCCCGCCTCGGCGGTGGTCTTCGCGGACAACCGGCCCAGCGAGGGTGGCGAAGCCGAGGTGATCGGACCGAACCCGCCGATCACCATGATCGTGCTGGATGAGCTGGCGCTGGTCTCCCTCTTCGACGAAGCCGGCGCGATCGATCGCGAGTCGTTTCCGAACTTCGCCCGGCTCGCCGACGACTCCACCTGGTACCGCAACGCCACCACCACCGCCGGGTGGACCCCGTACGCGTTGCCGTCGATGCTGAGCGGGACGTGGCCGGCCGATCACGCGGCGCCGCACTACGCCGTCTATCCAGATAACATGTTCACGCTGCTGGGTGACGTCTACCAGATCTCGGCCAGCGAGAGCATCTCCGAGCTGTGCCCGCCATGGCACTGCGGCGACCGGGTCGACAGCTCCCGGGGCGGCCTGCCGGTGGCGCTCGCGGAGAGCTCCAGCCTGCTGCGGGAGCTGGTCATGCCGGTGGATCCGCCGCGGGAGCTGCACGCGGACTTCGCCGAGCCGACGGTGGCGGACCGGCTCGGGGCGGCGGCCGCGGCCCGCGAGGACCGGCCCGAGTTCATGTTCCAACAGGCGTTGGCGGCGAGCCAGCCGGTGCGGTTCCACGACTTCATGACCGGCCTGCACGAGGCGGCCGAAGCGGAGAGCGAGCAGAACGGTGCGCCCGCGCTCGACGGCGAGGAGCTGGCCGAGGCCCAGCAACCACGGCTGAACTTCCTACACCTGTTGTTGCCGCACACCCCGTGGACCTACCTGCCGGACGGGATGCAGTACGAATCCGTCGCTGGCCTGCCGGTGGATGGCGAGTGGTGGGGCCGGTTGGCCCACCAACGCTATATTGCCCAACTTCAGTACACCGACCTGCTGCTGGGTGAGGTGCTGGACCAGCTCCAGGACAGCGGACGATACGACGAGTCGCTGTTCGTGCTCACCGCCGATCACGGCGTGAGCCTTACCCCGAACGGGGCCGGTAGCCGGCAACTCGGGCCGGATGCCGCCGGCATCGGTGAGCTGGCGTGGGTGCCGATGTTCATCAAGGAGCCGGGGCAGACCGAGGGCGTGGTCGACGACCGCAACTGGAAGCACGTCGATCTGTTGCCGACCCTCGCCGACCTGGCCGGCGTGGCGGTGCCGTGGGAGGTCGACGGGATCTCCTGGCAACGGGAGCAGCGGACGACTCCGGGCAAGACCTTCTACCCCGATCTGGAGTCGCCCGGCGAGATCGACGGCCCGGCCCGCTTCAACGAGTTGCTGGCAGATCCGCACAACTTTCCGCCGGTGCCGCCGCCACCGTTGCCGGAGCTGCTCGGGACCACCGTCTCGGAGCATCCGGTGGTCGACAGCGACGTCGTGATCACCGCGGAGAATCAGGACGCCTTCTCCGACGTCGCGCCGGCCGACGGGTTGGTGCCGGCGCTGGTGCACGGCGGTGTGCCGGATTCGGTAGCCGCCGGCACACCGTTGGCGATCGCGGTAAACGGCGAGATCGCCGCGGTGGTGCCGGTGGTAGCTGGCACCGAGGGGCACCGGTTCGCCGGTTTGATCGAAAACCACGGACTTTTCGTATCTGGGGGCAACCAGCTGGAGCTGTTCTTGGTCCCGGATGGGGAGACGCTGCACCGGGCTTGA
- a CDS encoding UDP-glucose dehydrogenase family protein, which produces MTFVGCGYLGATYAICFAELGYEVLGIDVDSDKIAKLSGGEVPFHEPGLDELLRSNLAAGRLAFTTSFNEAAEFGDVHFICVGTPQRNDGMSADLSYVEQAVSKLAAALPRKALIVGKSTVPAGTATWVQQLVAKHADPDLAVEVAWSPEFLQEGHAMEDVLRPNRLVLAYQSAWAGGMLYAAHKGVFDLAAAEEREVPVVTCDFATAELVKVAANSFLATKISFINAMAEICEVTGADVTLLARAIGHDPRIGQRYLQAGIGFGGGCLPKDIRAFQARAQELGAGESLRFLHEVDLINQRRRNRVLKLAAHLLDRSFGPAGPDLSGARIAVLGATFKPNTDDVRDAPALAVTTLLANAGADVHVYDPAGMDNARTVLPDVTYHTSIAEALPDADLVCVLTEWTEFRNADPTALAHLPAQQVVIDGRNCLDAALWTAAGWQYHGMGRP; this is translated from the coding sequence CTGACCTTCGTCGGCTGCGGTTACCTCGGGGCCACCTACGCGATCTGCTTCGCCGAGCTCGGCTACGAGGTGCTCGGCATCGACGTCGACTCCGACAAGATCGCCAAGCTCTCCGGCGGCGAGGTGCCATTCCACGAGCCCGGCCTCGACGAGTTGCTGCGCAGCAACCTCGCCGCGGGTCGGCTCGCGTTCACCACCAGCTTCAACGAGGCCGCCGAGTTCGGCGACGTCCACTTCATCTGCGTCGGCACCCCGCAGCGCAACGATGGCATGAGCGCCGACCTCAGCTACGTCGAGCAGGCGGTGAGCAAGCTCGCCGCGGCGCTGCCCCGCAAGGCGCTGATCGTCGGCAAGTCCACCGTGCCCGCCGGCACCGCGACCTGGGTGCAACAGCTGGTCGCCAAGCACGCCGACCCCGACCTGGCGGTGGAGGTGGCGTGGAGCCCCGAGTTCCTCCAGGAAGGCCACGCGATGGAGGACGTGCTGCGGCCCAACCGGCTGGTGCTGGCGTACCAGTCCGCCTGGGCCGGCGGGATGCTCTACGCCGCCCACAAGGGGGTGTTCGACCTGGCCGCCGCCGAGGAGCGGGAAGTGCCCGTCGTCACCTGCGACTTCGCCACCGCGGAGCTGGTCAAGGTCGCCGCCAACTCGTTCCTCGCCACGAAGATCTCCTTCATCAACGCGATGGCCGAGATCTGTGAGGTCACCGGCGCCGACGTCACCCTGCTCGCCCGCGCGATCGGTCACGACCCGCGGATCGGCCAGCGCTACCTGCAGGCCGGCATCGGCTTCGGCGGTGGCTGCCTCCCCAAGGACATCCGCGCGTTCCAGGCCCGCGCGCAGGAGTTGGGGGCCGGCGAGTCGCTGCGGTTCCTGCACGAGGTGGATCTGATCAACCAGCGTCGGCGCAACCGGGTGCTGAAGCTCGCCGCCCACCTGCTCGACCGGAGCTTCGGCCCGGCCGGACCGGATCTCTCCGGCGCCCGGATCGCGGTGCTGGGGGCGACGTTCAAGCCGAACACCGACGATGTCCGGGACGCCCCCGCGCTGGCGGTCACCACGCTGCTGGCCAACGCCGGCGCCGACGTCCACGTCTACGACCCGGCCGGCATGGACAATGCCCGCACTGTCCTGCCTGATGTGACCTATCACACCAGTATCGCCGAGGCGCTCCCCGACGCCGACCTGGTCTGCGTCCTGACTGAGTGGACCGAGTTCCGCAACGCCGACCCGACCGCCCTCGCCCACCTCCCCGCCCAGCAGGTCGTCATCGACGGTCGAAACTGCCTCGACGCCGCGCTGTGGACCGCCGCGGGGTGGCAGTACCACGGCATGGGACGCCCGTAG
- a CDS encoding methyltransferase yields the protein MAVRSEPASPAAEAVTRPEPASFRDPANQVYYADGQVLRGLRGAAVDDWRALSTSVFFAQLSSAGAVVGTEQVEAAAAPAGFDLTLRHERIPFVSYPYEWTFSMLRDAARCHLDVLAAALAEGFTTKDGSAYNLQWRGPRPTFIDIGSFERLREGEPWAGYRQFCQTMLYPLLLTAHLGVEFQPWLRSQIDGIEPAQIRQLLGGGKRFKAGVFKHVHLHNAVQARSAKTSAQDMRQEMRAAGFSTELVKATVRGLQKLVDKLAWEPPASHWGDYRTTCTYSDADREAKLAFVDAALAEAGEQELVVDLGANDGAYSRVAAKHAAQVVAVESDHAVTDRLYEQLRGETGPAERILPLVMDLANPSPGGGWRNRERAAFADRSNADTVLALAVVHHLAIGRNVPLPEVRDLLAELGKRVVVEFVDPADPMAQQLLANKPAGMFPDYHREGFERLLAERFEIIRREELPSGTRVLYTGVPRD from the coding sequence ATGGCGGTACGTTCCGAGCCGGCCTCGCCGGCGGCTGAGGCTGTCACACGCCCCGAACCCGCGTCCTTCCGGGATCCGGCCAACCAGGTCTACTACGCCGATGGCCAGGTGCTGCGCGGGCTGCGCGGCGCCGCCGTCGACGATTGGCGGGCGCTATCGACGAGCGTGTTCTTCGCGCAGCTGAGTAGCGCTGGCGCGGTGGTCGGCACCGAGCAGGTCGAGGCCGCCGCCGCGCCGGCCGGCTTTGACCTCACGCTGCGCCACGAGCGGATCCCGTTCGTCTCGTACCCGTACGAGTGGACCTTCTCGATGCTGCGGGACGCGGCGCGGTGTCATCTGGATGTGCTGGCGGCGGCGTTGGCCGAAGGCTTCACCACCAAGGACGGCTCCGCCTACAATCTCCAGTGGCGCGGCCCCCGGCCCACCTTCATCGACATCGGGTCGTTTGAGCGGCTGCGCGAGGGCGAGCCGTGGGCCGGCTACCGCCAGTTCTGCCAGACCATGCTCTACCCGCTGTTGCTCACCGCTCACCTGGGCGTCGAGTTCCAGCCGTGGCTGCGGTCACAGATCGACGGCATCGAGCCGGCGCAGATCCGGCAGCTGTTGGGCGGCGGCAAGCGGTTCAAGGCCGGCGTGTTCAAGCATGTCCACCTGCACAACGCGGTCCAGGCCCGGTCGGCGAAGACCAGCGCCCAGGACATGCGGCAGGAGATGCGCGCCGCCGGATTCTCCACCGAGCTGGTCAAGGCGACCGTCCGTGGCCTGCAGAAGCTGGTCGACAAGCTGGCCTGGGAGCCGCCCGCGAGCCACTGGGGTGACTACCGCACCACCTGTACCTACTCCGATGCCGACCGGGAGGCGAAGCTCGCCTTCGTGGACGCGGCGCTGGCGGAGGCCGGCGAGCAGGAGCTCGTGGTCGACCTGGGCGCGAACGATGGCGCCTACTCCCGGGTCGCCGCGAAGCATGCCGCGCAGGTGGTGGCGGTCGAGAGCGACCACGCCGTAACCGACCGGCTTTACGAGCAGCTGCGGGGGGAGACCGGGCCGGCCGAGCGAATCCTGCCGCTGGTGATGGATCTAGCCAACCCGTCACCCGGCGGCGGCTGGCGTAACCGGGAACGGGCGGCCTTCGCCGACCGGTCGAACGCCGACACCGTGCTCGCCCTGGCGGTCGTGCATCACCTGGCGATCGGGCGCAATGTGCCGTTGCCGGAGGTGCGGGACCTGCTCGCCGAGCTGGGCAAGCGAGTGGTCGTGGAGTTCGTCGATCCGGCCGACCCGATGGCGCAGCAACTGCTGGCAAACAAGCCGGCCGGGATGTTCCCGGACTACCACCGCGAGGGGTTCGAGCGGCTGCTCGCCGAGCGGTTCGAGATCATCCGCCGGGAGGAGCTGCCCTCGGGCACCCGCGTGCTGTACACGGGAGTGCCGCGTGACTGA